In Panacibacter ginsenosidivorans, the following proteins share a genomic window:
- the fabF gene encoding beta-ketoacyl-ACP synthase II, with protein MTKDLKRVVITGLGAITPLGNSVDEFWMNVVSGKSGVGMITKFDTTNFKTKFAAEVKGFNAGDYFEKNEARKYDLFTQYAVAAADEAIKNANLDFNKLNKNKIGVIWGSGNGGIQTFQDQLEEFFRVNKHPRFNPYFIPKIIADIPSGVISIRYGLRGLNFSTISACASSNTAIIDAFNYIRLGKADIVIAGGSEAPINESGVGGFSASKALSTYNEDPQIASRPFDVKRDGFVVGEGAGAMVVESLESALARGANILAEVAGGGMAADAYHLTGTHPDGEGAYLGMLDALEDAAIEATKIDYINAHATSTMIGDESELKAIARVFGEHTNINVSATKSMTGHLLGAAGAIEAIITTKAIQNNIVPPTINTNEVEPEWKGKFNFTLSKAQAKEINYAMSNTFGFGGHIATTIFKKYKV; from the coding sequence ATGACAAAAGACTTAAAAAGGGTGGTGATAACCGGCCTGGGTGCTATTACTCCATTGGGAAATTCAGTTGATGAATTCTGGATGAATGTCGTATCCGGAAAAAGTGGTGTGGGCATGATCACAAAATTCGATACAACAAATTTTAAAACAAAATTTGCAGCTGAAGTAAAAGGATTTAATGCCGGTGATTATTTCGAAAAAAATGAAGCTCGCAAGTATGATCTTTTTACACAATATGCTGTAGCTGCAGCAGATGAAGCAATAAAAAACGCAAACCTTGATTTTAATAAACTGAATAAAAATAAAATTGGTGTTATCTGGGGCTCCGGTAATGGTGGTATTCAAACGTTCCAGGACCAGTTGGAAGAGTTTTTTAGAGTCAATAAACATCCACGGTTCAATCCATATTTTATTCCAAAGATCATTGCAGATATTCCGTCGGGCGTTATCTCTATCCGGTATGGATTAAGGGGATTAAATTTTTCTACCATCTCCGCCTGTGCTTCATCCAACACTGCCATCATTGATGCATTTAATTATATACGGCTAGGTAAAGCAGATATAGTTATAGCCGGCGGTTCAGAAGCGCCGATCAATGAAAGTGGGGTTGGTGGTTTTAGTGCATCCAAAGCTTTATCAACATATAATGAAGACCCACAAATTGCGTCAAGGCCCTTTGATGTAAAGAGAGATGGCTTTGTTGTAGGAGAAGGTGCCGGAGCAATGGTTGTTGAAAGCCTAGAAAGTGCATTGGCACGTGGTGCAAATATATTGGCGGAAGTTGCGGGCGGCGGCATGGCTGCTGATGCATACCATTTAACAGGTACACATCCGGACGGTGAGGGTGCGTATCTCGGCATGCTGGATGCATTGGAAGATGCAGCAATTGAAGCAACAAAAATTGATTACATCAATGCACACGCAACTTCAACAATGATTGGCGATGAAAGCGAACTAAAAGCCATTGCAAGAGTGTTTGGAGAGCATACTAATATCAATGTGAGTGCTACAAAATCAATGACGGGTCATTTGCTTGGTGCAGCCGGTGCTATTGAAGCGATCATTACTACAAAAGCAATTCAAAACAATATCGTTCCACCAACCATTAATACGAACGAAGTGGAGCCGGAATGGAAAGGCAAATTTAATTTTACTTTGAGCAAAGCACAGGCCAAAGAAATAAATTATGCCATGAGCAATACTTTTGGTTTTGGCGGGCATATTGCCACAACAATTTTTAAAAAATATAAAGTGTAA
- a CDS encoding ATP-binding protein codes for MVVETLTPEYYSKFDISNRSMAVKIAATVSLIAVANLIKFTLYDYIGAGTPFLIYFGFIMLCGRFIGFWYGIACMLLCGVIASIFFMVPFENFTIASVVKLLIYSIEGGFITYFTDGIRKTINAARLANSNFKMLISKSQDGLARLSKEGKILYISPSIETITGFTQDGLASQGFDIFPEETDRQEVAANFLKIINEPGQSVTFIHRYKNKDMERRWMETIFTNHLDIKGLHAIIANFRDVTERVEAETRKKDFMGIAAHEVKNPMTVVKLNADLQQIALENSNYQLAKKFNIVILENTKKVFHLLEELMNFSGFESALLDLHFARFNLRMAIESAIVTFSASYKNEVLVKGDTSIVMYADRYRIEQVLINLLSNAAKYSPGGSIITISSCETDNEITVSVSDKGIGIPEKEIALLFNKFHRVRNTHNKTKGYGLGLYICAEIVKAHKGKIGVNSKEGDGAVFWFSLPVPSKS; via the coding sequence ATGGTTGTTGAAACGCTTACACCGGAATATTATTCAAAGTTTGATATTAGTAACAGGAGTATGGCTGTAAAGATTGCTGCAACTGTTTCATTAATAGCTGTAGCTAACCTTATAAAATTTACACTTTATGATTATATTGGTGCAGGCACTCCTTTTTTAATATACTTTGGCTTTATAATGCTTTGCGGACGTTTTATTGGTTTTTGGTATGGTATAGCATGTATGTTGCTCTGCGGTGTAATTGCCAGTATATTCTTTATGGTTCCCTTTGAGAATTTTACTATTGCATCTGTAGTAAAACTGCTTATTTATAGTATTGAAGGGGGCTTCATTACTTATTTTACCGATGGCATCAGGAAAACGATCAATGCTGCAAGGCTTGCCAACAGTAATTTTAAAATGCTCATCAGTAAAAGCCAGGATGGATTGGCGCGTTTATCTAAGGAAGGAAAAATACTTTATATCAGTCCTTCTATTGAAACCATTACAGGATTTACACAGGATGGATTGGCATCTCAGGGTTTTGATATTTTTCCTGAAGAAACAGACAGGCAGGAAGTGGCAGCAAATTTCCTGAAAATAATAAATGAACCCGGGCAGAGCGTAACATTCATACACCGGTACAAAAATAAAGACATGGAAAGAAGGTGGATGGAAACCATTTTTACGAACCATCTTGATATAAAAGGCCTACATGCAATAATTGCAAACTTCAGGGATGTTACAGAAAGAGTGGAAGCTGAAACAAGAAAAAAAGACTTCATGGGAATTGCAGCCCATGAGGTAAAGAACCCGATGACCGTAGTAAAACTTAATGCAGACCTGCAACAAATTGCATTGGAAAATAGCAACTATCAGCTGGCAAAAAAATTCAATATTGTTATACTTGAAAATACAAAGAAGGTCTTTCACCTTTTGGAAGAATTAATGAATTTTTCCGGATTTGAATCTGCATTGCTTGACCTTCATTTTGCCAGATTTAATTTACGCATGGCAATAGAAAGTGCTATTGTTACTTTTAGCGCCAGCTATAAAAATGAGGTGCTTGTAAAAGGCGATACTTCGATTGTTATGTATGCTGACAGATATAGAATAGAGCAGGTGCTGATTAACCTGCTTTCAAATGCAGCAAAGTATTCGCCGGGAGGAAGCATTATTACGATCAGCAGTTGTGAAACAGATAATGAGATTACAGTTTCTGTGTCTGATAAAGGAATAGGCATTCCTGAAAAAGAAATAGCATTGTTATTTAATAAATTTCATCGTGTGCGCAATACGCATAATAAAACAAAAGGATATGGCTTAGGTTTGTATATATGTGCTGAAATAGTAAAGGCGCATAAAGGAAAAATTGGCGTAAATAGTAAAGAAGGTGATGGTGCTGTATTTTGGTTTTCGCTGCCGGTGCCTTCAAAAAGTTAA
- a CDS encoding class I SAM-dependent methyltransferase yields MPTGALNNILNTDIYLIDQILKGRYNGGGKLLDAGCGGGRNLSWFIVQPNFDVYAIDAEQDAINRLLQLYPSLKKDHVSCATVQSLPFTNAFFDHIICSTVLHFANSKEDFLQMFSELIRVLKPGGSLFTRTASDIGIENRILPLGNGRFSLPDGTDRFLLTRTLIEELLNTFPITLAEPVKTTNVRDIRCMTTLVLIKS; encoded by the coding sequence ATGCCAACAGGAGCGTTAAACAACATTCTTAATACAGACATATACCTTATAGACCAGATCTTAAAAGGCAGATACAATGGGGGTGGAAAATTATTAGATGCAGGCTGTGGTGGTGGCAGAAACCTTTCCTGGTTTATTGTACAGCCAAACTTTGATGTATATGCAATAGATGCGGAACAGGATGCCATCAATCGCCTGTTACAGTTATATCCATCTCTTAAAAAAGACCATGTAAGTTGTGCCACGGTTCAGTCATTGCCTTTTACCAATGCCTTTTTCGATCATATTATCTGCAGCACAGTACTTCATTTTGCAAATAGTAAAGAAGATTTTCTGCAAATGTTCTCAGAACTAATCCGTGTATTAAAACCGGGGGGAAGCCTCTTCACCAGAACGGCTTCAGATATTGGTATTGAAAACAGGATATTGCCACTTGGGAACGGAAGGTTTTCACTACCTGATGGCACAGACCGTTTCCTCTTAACCAGAACATTGATAGAAGAACTTTTAAATACTTTTCCCATAACACTTGCAGAACCGGTTAAGACCACCAACGTCCGGGACATACGCTGTATGACTACACTTGTATTGATAAAGTCATAA
- a CDS encoding nuclear transport factor 2 family protein: MERRHPLPPFTMETALQKVQMAEDAWNTKDPEKVCLAYTADTEWRNRTEFINGREAVKEFLKRKWEKELNYKLRKELWGFRENRMAVRFEYEFHHADGQWFRAYGNELWEFDENGLMRKRYASINDLPIEEKDRKFK; this comes from the coding sequence ATGGAACGACGTCATCCCCTTCCGCCTTTTACGATGGAAACCGCTTTACAAAAAGTGCAAATGGCAGAAGATGCATGGAACACTAAAGACCCGGAGAAAGTTTGCCTTGCTTATACAGCAGATACTGAGTGGAGAAACAGAACAGAATTTATCAACGGAAGAGAGGCTGTAAAAGAGTTCTTAAAAAGGAAATGGGAAAAAGAACTGAATTACAAGCTCAGGAAAGAATTATGGGGCTTTAGAGAAAACAGGATGGCTGTGAGATTTGAATATGAATTTCACCATGCAGACGGGCAATGGTTTCGTGCATACGGAAATGAGCTTTGGGAGTTTGATGAGAATGGTTTGATGAGAAAAAGATATGCCAGTATTAACGACCTGCCGATTGAAGAAAAAGACAGAAAATTTAAATAA
- a CDS encoding pentapeptide repeat-containing protein — protein sequence MEAVITDQIFDKINFKEKSFQKGEYENCSFNNCDLSETDLAEVIFIDCIFSGCNLSLAKLHQTVFRDVRFKDCKMLGLRFDDCNTYGLSFSFENCTLNHSSFYQTKIKKTVFINSQLQEADFTACDLSGAVLTNCNFRDAKFENSILEKADLRTSYNYSIDPEMNKIKKAKFSLTAVTGLLDKYDIIIEN from the coding sequence ATGGAAGCAGTAATAACCGATCAAATTTTCGACAAAATAAATTTTAAAGAAAAATCTTTTCAAAAAGGCGAGTATGAAAATTGCAGCTTTAATAACTGCGATCTTTCTGAGACAGATCTTGCTGAAGTAATATTTATAGATTGTATTTTTTCCGGATGTAATCTTAGCCTGGCTAAACTACACCAAACTGTTTTTCGCGATGTTCGTTTCAAAGACTGCAAAATGCTTGGCCTTCGGTTTGATGATTGCAATACATATGGATTATCATTCAGTTTTGAAAACTGTACACTAAATCATTCTTCATTCTATCAAACAAAAATTAAGAAAACTGTTTTTATCAATTCCCAATTACAGGAAGCAGATTTTACTGCATGCGATCTTTCCGGGGCAGTACTAACCAATTGCAATTTTAGAGATGCGAAATTTGAAAACAGCATACTGGAGAAAGCAGACCTTAGAACATCTTACAACTATTCCATAGACCCTGAAATGAATAAAATAAAAAAGGCGAAGTTCTCTTTAACTGCTGTAACAGGCTTGCTGGATAAATATGATATTATAATTGAAAACTAA
- a CDS encoding cytochrome D1 domain-containing protein, which yields MKNIQSRMFRLTVISVFIVTLLFSITACHAQSTPGRALLALSKANHTLAIVDPATLNILARIPVGEDPHEVVASTDGKTAYVCIYGGGSLHEINIIDLVAQKPLTNIDTRPLFGPHDITFINGKAWFTAEGSKAVGRYDPATGKLDWSMGTGQDRTHMLHVTADGKIIYTTNVSSGTVSILSDTLVAPPFPGAKPHEDWMQTVIHTARGSEGFDVSPDGHELWTASSEDGSITIIDLAAKRQSAKVDAKVNGANRLKFTPDGKMVFISSLQSGELTIYDVATRKEVKRLKLGKGAAGILMDPVGTRAFVACSADNYIAIIDLKTLEVTSHLDVGGVPDGLAWSVQQ from the coding sequence ATGAAAAATATACAAAGCCGTATGTTCAGGTTGACTGTAATAAGTGTTTTTATTGTAACACTTCTTTTTTCTATAACTGCATGCCATGCGCAATCCACACCAGGGCGTGCATTGCTGGCGCTTTCAAAAGCCAACCATACATTAGCGATAGTAGACCCGGCTACATTAAATATTCTTGCACGCATCCCAGTGGGAGAAGATCCGCATGAAGTGGTAGCGTCTACAGATGGAAAGACCGCGTACGTATGCATTTATGGCGGCGGCAGTTTACATGAAATAAATATCATAGACCTTGTGGCACAAAAACCTTTGACCAATATTGACACGAGACCGCTGTTTGGTCCGCATGATATAACATTTATAAATGGCAAGGCATGGTTTACTGCCGAAGGCTCAAAAGCAGTGGGCCGCTATGACCCTGCAACCGGCAAACTCGACTGGAGTATGGGAACAGGGCAAGACAGAACACACATGCTCCATGTTACTGCAGACGGTAAAATAATTTATACTACAAACGTTTCTTCGGGTACTGTAAGCATTCTTTCCGATACACTGGTAGCGCCACCATTTCCTGGCGCAAAACCACACGAAGATTGGATGCAAACAGTTATTCACACGGCAAGAGGTTCAGAAGGTTTTGATGTATCTCCCGATGGCCATGAATTATGGACCGCGTCAAGCGAAGATGGAAGCATTACCATTATTGATCTTGCAGCAAAAAGACAGTCAGCAAAAGTTGATGCAAAGGTTAATGGTGCAAACCGGCTAAAATTTACGCCTGATGGTAAAATGGTATTTATTTCAAGTCTTCAATCCGGCGAACTTACTATTTATGATGTGGCGACACGTAAGGAAGTAAAGCGGTTAAAATTGGGAAAGGGTGCGGCAGGTATTCTTATGGACCCGGTTGGTACACGTGCATTTGTTGCCTGCTCGGCTGATAACTATATTGCTATAATAGATCTCAAAACGTTGGAAGTTACCAGCCATCTTGATGTTGGCGGTGTGCCCGATGGCCTTGCATGGTCTGTGCAACAATAA
- a CDS encoding pyridoxamine 5'-phosphate oxidase family protein — translation MAKNFGTIAFTDSVKAMQEKLGSRASYARMEREKYVDGLTKIEIDFIVQRDSFYMASIGENNFPYIQHRGGPKGFIKVLDENRIGFIDFRGNMQYISVGNIATNKNVALIMVDYPSKTRLKILAKAEVVELKDDPSLYDALDLTEYKFKPERMIVLHIEAYDWNCQQHITPRYTVEDIEEAFMVQRNYITKLEAEVAALKLKLKGL, via the coding sequence ATGGCAAAAAACTTTGGAACAATAGCGTTTACCGATTCCGTAAAAGCAATGCAGGAAAAACTTGGCAGCAGGGCAAGTTATGCAAGAATGGAAAGAGAAAAATACGTTGACGGGTTAACGAAAATCGAAATTGATTTTATTGTACAACGCGACAGTTTTTACATGGCGAGTATTGGTGAAAACAATTTTCCTTACATACAGCATCGTGGCGGCCCAAAAGGTTTTATAAAAGTACTTGATGAAAATCGAATTGGCTTTATAGATTTCAGGGGAAACATGCAATATATTTCTGTTGGAAATATAGCAACCAACAAAAATGTTGCATTGATCATGGTAGATTATCCTTCTAAAACCAGGTTGAAAATTCTTGCAAAGGCTGAAGTGGTAGAATTAAAAGATGATCCTTCATTATACGATGCGCTTGATCTTACGGAATATAAATTTAAACCAGAACGGATGATCGTTTTGCATATAGAAGCATACGACTGGAACTGTCAGCAACATATTACACCCCGCTATACTGTTGAGGATATTGAGGAAGCATTTATGGTGCAAAGAAACTATATTACAAAGCTGGAAGCAGAAGTGGCAGCGCTGAAACTTAAATTGAAAGGGTTATGA
- a CDS encoding 3-oxoacyl-ACP synthase III family protein, with protein sequence MKKSRIAGMGMYVPKNVVTNADLMKHMDTTDEWIQQRTGVKERRYADRFGETTTTMGTAASLMAIADAGITKEDVDFIIFATLCPDYYFPGCGVLLQRDLGLTGRGALDVRNQCSGFIYALSVADQFIRTGTYKNILVVGSEKHSFGLDFSTRGRTVSVMFGDGAGAVILQPSANENEGILSVHLHSDGNGAEALAQFSPGTHSNHWMKTPVADYDEQDWFGNQYISHKMIDNAQVFPQMDGNAVMKRAINYLPEVINEGLTANGLGIEDINMLVLNQSNARIAEFVQQKLGLTDDEIYINIQRYGNTTAASIPIAMFEAVKDGKLKRGDLLCLASYGSGYTWASAIIRF encoded by the coding sequence ATGAAAAAATCACGGATTGCCGGTATGGGCATGTATGTACCCAAAAATGTAGTTACCAATGCAGACCTTATGAAACACATGGATACTACTGATGAATGGATACAGCAACGCACCGGTGTTAAAGAAAGACGCTATGCAGACCGCTTTGGAGAAACCACTACCACGATGGGTACTGCTGCTTCATTAATGGCTATAGCCGATGCAGGCATCACCAAAGAAGATGTTGACTTTATTATTTTCGCTACACTTTGTCCCGATTATTATTTTCCCGGTTGTGGTGTATTGCTGCAACGCGATCTTGGCCTTACAGGCCGTGGCGCATTAGATGTGCGCAATCAATGCAGCGGGTTTATTTATGCACTTAGTGTTGCAGACCAGTTTATAAGAACGGGCACCTATAAGAATATATTAGTAGTTGGTTCAGAGAAACATTCTTTTGGTCTTGATTTTTCTACACGTGGCAGAACAGTAAGTGTAATGTTTGGTGACGGAGCAGGCGCTGTAATACTACAGCCATCGGCAAATGAAAATGAAGGCATCCTGAGTGTACATCTGCACAGTGATGGTAACGGTGCAGAAGCGCTGGCACAATTCAGCCCCGGCACACACAGCAATCATTGGATGAAAACACCGGTAGCTGATTATGATGAACAGGATTGGTTTGGCAACCAGTACATCAGCCATAAAATGATAGACAATGCGCAGGTGTTTCCGCAGATGGATGGTAATGCAGTAATGAAACGTGCTATTAATTATTTGCCAGAAGTAATTAATGAAGGTCTTACCGCTAATGGTCTTGGTATTGAGGATATAAATATGCTAGTACTTAATCAGTCTAATGCAAGGATAGCAGAATTTGTGCAGCAAAAACTTGGTTTAACGGATGATGAGATCTATATCAATATTCAACGATATGGCAATACTACGGCAGCGTCAATACCCATTGCCATGTTTGAAGCAGTAAAGGATGGCAAACTAAAAAGGGGCGACCTGCTTTGTCTCGCTTCTTATGGAAGCGGCTATACATGGGCCAGTGCGATCATCAGGTTTTAA
- a CDS encoding carboxymuconolactone decarboxylase family protein, with protein MKKFTVPTKEQVTPDNQVIFDNFNKALGFVPNLYATIAYSNNGLGRYLTFQNAKTTLSNKEKEAVNLIVSQVNGCVYCQSAHTVIGKMNGFTDEQIVDIRNGNAANPKLNALVKLAADITKNRGRAETMLVDEFFAQGYTNENLVDLILQISDKTAMNYLHNLTQIPVDFPLAPSLETEATLNLN; from the coding sequence ATGAAAAAATTCACAGTACCGACAAAAGAACAAGTGACACCTGATAACCAGGTTATTTTTGACAATTTCAACAAAGCGTTGGGTTTTGTTCCAAACCTTTATGCAACCATCGCCTACTCAAATAATGGATTAGGCAGGTATCTTACTTTTCAAAATGCAAAAACCACATTAAGCAACAAAGAAAAGGAAGCAGTAAATCTTATTGTTAGCCAGGTTAATGGTTGCGTGTATTGCCAGAGTGCACACACGGTAATTGGTAAGATGAATGGCTTTACAGATGAACAAATAGTTGACATACGGAATGGTAATGCGGCAAACCCTAAACTGAATGCATTGGTTAAATTGGCTGCAGATATTACAAAGAACCGCGGCAGGGCTGAAACTATGTTAGTAGATGAATTCTTTGCACAAGGTTATACGAATGAAAATTTGGTTGACCTGATTCTGCAAATAAGTGATAAGACAGCCATGAATTATTTACATAATCTTACTCAAATACCTGTTGATTTTCCTTTGGCACCTTCATTAGAAACAGAGGCTACTCTCAATCTTAATTAG
- a CDS encoding T9SS type A sorting domain-containing protein, translated as MKKFDTKKLLLLLVVFICSYAYTQVSSPVSLQKRLSLKPWQKLPAYNATFNGTLKTKANTAPAASVSDGVDVRIFPSSNVQAEVIIAINKTNPLNLLASANTLLGPLSYSQGYYSSHDGGATWTGADALQNIQAGKIDGDPSVAFSADGTAFLTTIAAGAFGTAGYWFQKSTDGGVNWSAGVKGNSSINFDKEMITSDNTASSPFANNFYCTWTDFNSGNGAVAFNRSVDKGVTFSSKIQLRSGAVGFGQGCNVQTGPNGEVYVCWADHTTVVSPYEADGMGFAKSVDGGVTFTPASVIFPYAGIRVDNTSSRYNFTRVNDFPSMAVDKSRTIRKGRIYITYPEKNATGNSVIKVRFSDNQGTTWSAAKVISIANAREAFFPWITVDDATGIVWVTYYAFDQATGYSTNTYLAGSQNGIKWVNLKVSDVPHITAPIDNNNFALGYAGDYIGVAANGLKAYPTWMDNRNGTWQVYCSPVTVTTAFASDAEPVASANISANKLLVVNPNPVSSFMHLTLKGTEIISAQLFSQSGKLIKQWQNATTDLAVSEVPNGIYFIKVLGKDGKTYTENMVKK; from the coding sequence ATGAAAAAATTTGACACCAAAAAACTGTTATTGCTATTGGTAGTCTTTATTTGTAGTTATGCTTACACACAGGTAAGTAGCCCGGTATCGCTTCAAAAAAGACTATCGCTAAAACCATGGCAAAAACTTCCTGCTTACAATGCAACATTTAATGGAACACTTAAAACAAAAGCCAATACAGCGCCTGCGGCTTCTGTTTCCGATGGTGTTGACGTAAGGATATTCCCTTCTTCGAATGTGCAGGCAGAAGTAATTATTGCCATTAATAAGACCAACCCACTAAACCTGCTTGCAAGCGCCAATACTTTACTTGGGCCTTTAAGTTATAGCCAGGGATATTATTCTTCTCATGATGGTGGCGCAACATGGACAGGTGCTGATGCATTACAAAACATACAGGCCGGTAAGATTGATGGAGATCCCTCTGTTGCATTTTCGGCAGATGGCACAGCATTTCTTACAACGATTGCTGCCGGTGCTTTTGGTACCGCTGGTTACTGGTTTCAAAAATCAACAGATGGTGGTGTAAACTGGTCTGCAGGTGTAAAAGGAAACAGTAGTATAAATTTTGATAAAGAAATGATCACTTCGGATAATACTGCATCAAGCCCTTTTGCAAATAATTTTTATTGTACATGGACAGACTTTAATTCGGGTAATGGCGCGGTTGCTTTTAACCGAAGCGTTGATAAGGGCGTAACCTTTTCATCAAAAATTCAGTTAAGAAGTGGTGCAGTTGGATTTGGACAGGGTTGTAATGTGCAAACCGGCCCCAATGGAGAGGTGTATGTATGTTGGGCTGATCATACAACAGTTGTATCCCCATACGAAGCAGATGGAATGGGTTTTGCAAAATCTGTTGATGGAGGTGTAACCTTTACACCAGCCAGTGTTATATTTCCGTATGCAGGTATAAGAGTTGATAACACAAGCAGCAGGTATAATTTTACAAGGGTAAATGATTTTCCCTCTATGGCGGTAGATAAAAGCAGAACAATAAGAAAAGGAAGAATTTATATAACATACCCTGAAAAAAATGCTACAGGAAATTCTGTAATTAAAGTAAGATTCTCAGACAACCAGGGTACTACGTGGAGTGCCGCTAAAGTGATAAGTATTGCTAACGCAAGAGAAGCATTTTTTCCATGGATAACAGTTGACGATGCTACGGGTATAGTTTGGGTTACTTATTATGCATTTGACCAGGCAACAGGATACTCTACCAACACCTACCTCGCAGGCTCACAGAATGGTATCAAATGGGTGAATTTAAAAGTGAGTGATGTGCCTCATATTACAGCGCCAATCGATAATAATAATTTTGCACTTGGTTATGCAGGGGATTATATTGGCGTTGCGGCTAATGGTTTAAAAGCTTATCCTACGTGGATGGATAACAGGAATGGCACATGGCAGGTATACTGCTCACCGGTTACAGTAACCACTGCGTTTGCAAGCGATGCAGAACCGGTTGCTTCAGCAAATATCAGTGCTAATAAACTACTTGTTGTAAATCCCAATCCTGTAAGCAGCTTTATGCACCTTACATTGAAGGGTACTGAAATTATTTCTGCGCAGTTATTTTCACAATCCGGTAAACTTATTAAGCAATGGCAGAATGCTACTACAGACCTTGCTGTGTCTGAAGTACCCAATGGAATTTATTTTATAAAAGTGTTGGGTAAAGATGGTAAAACTTATACGGAGAATATGGTAAAAAAATAA
- a CDS encoding helix-turn-helix domain-containing protein has translation MLNQSTFTLVNPQNGNLAFKYLEFEDNSFFDHIQRNNYFSLIWVTSGNGKLKADFADYDFDADSLFAFSPYQPYMFATGNPIKGIAIYFHPEFFCIYKHHKEVSANGILYNNIYQPPFVTVDESSTATFKMLCDQIKTEMQNPALAQYELLISYLKIFLITAARLKTQQQPAAAASAKDDKQPFILQKLKDAIEANFKTKHSPAEYAELLYISPKALAKVTKSYFNKTLSSLINERIIIEAKRELYLTNKTVKEIAWELGYEDEYYFSRFFKVNADVSPQLYRETVGFARSMA, from the coding sequence ATGCTTAACCAGTCAACATTTACTTTGGTAAATCCTCAGAATGGTAACCTGGCTTTTAAATACCTGGAATTTGAAGACAATAGTTTTTTTGATCATATACAACGCAATAATTATTTTTCGCTTATCTGGGTTACATCCGGCAATGGAAAATTAAAAGCAGATTTTGCTGATTATGATTTTGATGCCGATAGCCTGTTTGCTTTTTCACCTTACCAGCCATATATGTTTGCAACAGGTAATCCAATAAAAGGCATTGCCATTTATTTTCATCCTGAGTTTTTCTGCATTTACAAACACCATAAAGAAGTATCTGCTAACGGTATTCTGTACAACAACATTTACCAACCACCTTTTGTAACTGTGGATGAAAGTTCAACAGCAACTTTTAAAATGCTTTGCGATCAAATTAAAACAGAAATGCAAAATCCTGCTTTGGCGCAATACGAGTTATTAATTTCCTATCTCAAAATATTTTTAATAACAGCAGCCCGTTTAAAAACGCAACAACAACCTGCAGCCGCAGCTTCGGCAAAAGATGACAAGCAACCATTTATTCTGCAGAAGCTAAAAGATGCAATTGAAGCAAATTTTAAAACCAAACATTCTCCCGCCGAATATGCAGAGCTGCTGTATATTTCGCCAAAAGCATTGGCAAAAGTCACCAAATCATATTTTAATAAAACGCTTAGCAGCCTTATCAATGAACGCATCATCATAGAAGCAAAACGGGAACTTTACCTTACCAATAAAACAGTAAAAGAAATTGCATGGGAACTTGGCTATGAAGATGAATATTATTTCAGTCGCTTCTTTAAAGTAAATGCAGATGTTTCTCCGCAATTATACAGGGAGACTGTGGGCTTTGCCAGATCAATGGCCTAG